The bacterium DNA segment CACCGATTTTGGTTTTTCCTTCTAAAATTGTCATTGGTTGAATAATTGTATCAATGCCTACTTCAACACCAAAATCAATATAAGTTGTCTGAGGATCGATTATTGTAACCCCATCTTCTGCTAATTTCTTCGCAATACGGGTTCGCATCACTTGGGCTGCTTGGGCAAGCTCCCAACGGGAGTTAACGCCGATTAATAGTTCCGAATCGGCAACTTCGAATCCGCAAACCTTTTGGCCTGTAGAAGCAAGCGCTGCTACAACATCAGTCAAGTAATATTCTGATTGAGCATTCTTATTGGTTAATTTAGGAAGGGTTTCAAACAATGCTTTGGCATCAAAGCAGTAGAAAGAGGTGTTGATTTCCTTGATTTTCTTCTGCTCATCAGTAGCATCTTTTTGCTCGACGATTCTAATAACCGCTCCTGCTTTATCACGTATAACCCGCCCATAACCAAACGGATTATCAACAACACAAGTAGCAAGGGTGCACGAAGCGCTGCTTTTAATATGGGTTTCGACGAGTTCAGATAAAACATCCCCTGTAACAAGTGGGGCATCGCCGGGTGCGATAATAATTGGTCCTGTAAAGTTACTAAGTAAAGGAGCAGCCTGCATAACCGCATGACCGGTGCCGAGTTGGGGTTCCTGCAAAACATATTCATTACGTTCGCCGAGAGTTTCTTCCACTAAATCTGCGCGATGACCGACAACGACGACAGGTCGTTTAACCCCTGCTATAGCAAGTGCGTTCAATACGAATTGGGCAAGAGGGGCGCCGCATAGGGGGTGCAGCACTTTTGGAAGGTCAGATTTCATGCGCGTGCCTTTGCCGGCGGCAAGAACAATACCTGCGATTGTAATAGACGGCAACTGGCTCAATAGTGGCTCCTTAGAGATGATAAATTGGCCGACCCGCGACTGCCATCTAATTCTACACGATTTATCTCTGCCAAACAACCCATTAAGCTGGGTATAATTTTCAACTGTCATGAACATTCCAGTTGAAGACTTAACTCCTAAACAAATAGTAACCGAATTAGAACGATTTATTATTGGTCAAGATAAAGCTAAACGCGCAGTGGCGATTGCAATGCGGAACCGTTATCGCCGCCAAAGACTGCCTGTTGAGCAAAGGGATGAAATCATTCCCAAAAACATTTTAATGATCGGCCCTACAGGGGTCGGCAAGACAGAGATCGCTCGGCGATTGGCACAGTTGTCCCGCGCCCCCTTTATTAAAGTAGAAGCCACAAAATTCACTGAAGTCGGCTATGTTGGACGCGATGTCGATGCGATGGTGCGTGATCTCCTCAACATTGCGGTACGCATGGTTGAGCGTGAGAAGATGGATGAGGTTCGGCCTCTTGCCGAGGAACGGGCGGTTGATCGGCTAGTAGATATTCTCGTGAAGCCCAAAAGAGCTCGCAAGGAAAAAGTGCAGCCTTTCGAGCAGCAGCTAAGGCAGACGTTTGGGCAGATGTTAGGGATGCCCTGGAGTGAAGGCGCTGATGGTGGCTCGGCTGAAACTTCTGAAGAAGAGGTTCCGAATGCGTCCGAGCGTCGTCGTCTGCGCCGCGCCAAAGTAAGAGAACAGATTTTAAGCGGCGCTCGTGATGAAGAAGTTGTGCCGATCGAGGTCGAAGAATCGAACATTCCGTTTCTTCAAGTATTCTCTCCTCAAGGTGTTGAAGAGATGGGGATGGATGCTGGAAACGTATTTGGTGGCCTACCTAAACAGCGTACAGAAAGACGTGTAACCCTTGGAGAAGCTCGTCGAATTCTAATTGAAGAAGAATCGCGCAAAATGATCGACACCTCACAAATATCGAGGGAATCGATCGAGCGTGTTGAACAAACAGGGATCATTTTCCTTGATGAACTTGATAAGATTGCAGGACGTGAAAGCGGGCATGGCCCGGATGTTTCACGCGAGGGCGTTCAGCGTGACCTTTTGCCGATTATTGAAGGTTCGACCGTCATCACTAAATATGGTCCAGTGCGTACGGATTACATCTTATTTATTGCCGCTGGTGCGTTTCATGCTTCAAAACCATCCGATTTAATACCTGAGCTTCAGGGACGCCTTCCAATACGCGTTGAGCTTGAAAGCCTTACAGAAAACGACTTGATGCGCATTTTGACTGAACCTCAGAACGCACTTACTAAGCAGTATATTCAACTTCTTTCGACAGAAGATGTTGAACTCATTATTACGGATGATGCCATTAAGCATATCGCTGCCGTAGCGGCGGATGTGAATACTCGAACAGAGAACATCGGTGCGCGCCGTTTGTATACTATATTGGAAAAAGTGCTTGAGGATGTGCTCTTCGAAGCACCGAACTTGCCGGATAAGAAGGTCGTTGTTGACCCTGAGTTTGTTAAGCGAAAACTAGCAGGAATCGCGGATGATGTTGATATGAGCAGGTATATCCTGTAATATAAGCTGGGGGCTGATGTTGCTGAATAGACAGGATACTGAACTAAAATTGAACTGGAGGCTTGCGTGAGACGAGGCCATCAGGTAGAGAATAATAAACCTGTCCCTGGGGAAGGGGATTGGATCCATTGCGGGAAATGTAAGCGCATCCTTTTTGCGCGCGAATTTGAACGTAATATGCACGTGTGCCCGCATTGCAGCCATCATCATCGGCTGAGTGCAAGGCAGCGGATTGAGATTACTCTTGATCCAGGCACATTCAAAGAGCTTGATAATGATCTTCAGCCATTTGACCTTTTGGATTTTCCTGAATATAAGGAGAAAATTGAAAAGGGCAAAACCGTTTCAGGCCTAGATGAGGCGTTAATTACCGGCAAAGGCAAAATTGGCGGTCTGGATGTGCTGATAGGCGTGTTCGATTTTGGCTTTATCGGCGGAAGCATGGGGTCAGTTGTTGGTGAGAAGGTGACGCGTTTAATGGAACGCGGCACTGTGAATAATACACCTGTTGTTATCTTCTGCGCTTCTGGTGGAGCGCGAATGCATGAGGGTTTGACGGCGCTTATGCAGATGGCAAAGACGACAGCCGCTGTTGAAAAGTTGCAGCGTGCAGGTAGTCTTTATATTGCTGTTTTTACCGATCCCACTATGGCAGGCGTGTTGGCCAGCTTTGCTTCATTGGCAGATGTTATTCTTTCAGAACCGGGCGCTCAGGTGGGGTTTGCCGGAGAACGAGTTGCAAAACAAGCTCAGGTTAATAAGGTTCCTGATAATTTCCGAACTGCGGAGTTTCAATATCAGCGTGGACAAATTGACCGTATCGTACCCAGACGTGAAATACGCACTACTTTAATGACACTGCTCGATATTCTGGCGGGGGGTTGACTGTATGGCCTTTGATTTCAATTATTTCGAAAAAGAAATCGCCGCTCTTGATGAAAGAATTGACGAACTCAAGCGTCGAGCGGCTGAAGATAATAATGCGCGAGCGGCCAGAGAAGCTGAGCGCTTGGAAGCTGATAGGGATCGCCTGCTTCAAGAGATTGTCGTACGCTGGGGGCCCTGGGAAAAAACTTTAGTTGCCCGTCATCCAAAACGACCTTACTGCCTTGATTATATTCGTTTAATTTTCGATGAGTTTGTTGAACTGCATGGCGATCGGAGATTTGGGGACGATAAAGCCATCGTTTCAGGGGTCGCCCGTTGTGAGGATATGCGAGCAGTGGTTTTAGGCCAACAGAAAGGTCGAGACCTTCAAGAACGCCAGTTGCGCAACTTCGGCATGAGTAAACCTGAAGGCTATCGCAAAGCCATGCGCTTGATGAGCATGGCTGAAAAGTTTCGACTTCCTATTATCTCTCTTGTCGATACACCTGCCGCAGATCCGGGAGTGGAATCGGAAGAGCGCGGGATTAGCGAGGCGATCGCCGAGTCCATGATGGTCATGTTTAGCCTAACCGTGCCCGTTATTGTTGTGATTGTCGGCGAAGGAGGAAGCGGCGGGGCGATTGGAATTGCTGCGGGAAACCGTATCTGCATGCTGGAGCATTCAGTTTATTCGGTAATCCCTCCTGAAGGCTGCGCAGCAATCTTATGGCGTGATCCCACCAAGAGCGCCGAAGCAGCCGAATCACTCAAGTTGACCGCGGATAGCGCTAAGGATTTAGGAATTATCGATCAAATAATCCCCGAACCCCTCGGCGGCGCTCATCGTGATTACAATTTCATAGCAAGTTCGGTTAAAAGAGCCATCTTGGAAAGCTATGAACAATTACGTAAGATGTCCCCCGAAGAAATAAGAGACCATCGCTACAACCGTTTCCGCTCATTAGGCCGTTACTTGGAAGCAAGCCCCGCGAAAAGCTAAGAGGGAGAACGGTTTGATATTGCATGGTGACTAGAAAATTATAAATTTAATAAATATTTTAAATTCTTGCAGGATTTTTTACCGTTGACGGTGAATAGTATTTTTTGAATGTAGCAGGTATGATTACTTGCGTGGTATGATTGCTAGGTATGGAAGGGATACGGATAATAAGATGATGCGTCAAGGAAGCGTAACTCGTTTTAAGTTCACCCATGAGTGGGTTTTTTTGCGTTTCTTACTCCTTCATCATTTTCCGACTCGTCCCTTAGTCGCTTTTGAGCACTATTAAGTCAGCTTGCTTTAACTTGCTAGTTGATGATTTATGCTTCAAAGGCTTATGTTTGTCTGAAATAAAGATAGGAGGGAGTAAGAATGCGAATTAAACTTTTCGCTTTTCTGGTTTCCACAATGGCGCTTGCTTTGCTGTGCGTTAGTATTAACGCTAATGCACAATCCCCAGTTATTACTAGTCTGAACTTTAATGCTGGGAACATTGCCGGTGGCAACCATGTTATCATCAGCGGATCCAGCCTTGAACTTGGATTTCCATTTCCGGGAAACGTCGTCGTGACTTTTGACGGAAATGTAGTGACAGTTGTGAACTCAAGCTTAACTTCTGTAGAAGTTATAGTTCCTGCTGTCGCAGTGCATCAAACCGTTGTGGTGCAAGTCATTAACGATTGGGCTGCATCGAATTTACTAAGTTACACTTACTATGCTACCCCCCAAGTTTTTGCGATTGCGCCGAACAAGGGAGTCGGAGTTCAACTGCAGGGCGTTGGCCCTGCAACTGGTGGAAACCAGGTGACGATCTTCGGAAGGAACTTCCCAATAGGCATCACCCCTGCAACGACCATTTCGTGGGGAAGTTCTACTTTGACGACACCTACGGATTTCACAATTTATGGTGATCCCGCAGATGCAACTCAGGGTCAAATGATTGTCATTAACGCAGCGCCACCGCGAGAAGCGGATCGTGTTGATGTAATT contains these protein-coding regions:
- the glmU gene encoding bifunctional UDP-N-acetylglucosamine diphosphorylase/glucosamine-1-phosphate N-acetyltransferase GlmU, yielding MSQLPSITIAGIVLAAGKGTRMKSDLPKVLHPLCGAPLAQFVLNALAIAGVKRPVVVVGHRADLVEETLGERNEYVLQEPQLGTGHAVMQAAPLLSNFTGPIIIAPGDAPLVTGDVLSELVETHIKSSASCTLATCVVDNPFGYGRVIRDKAGAVIRIVEQKDATDEQKKIKEINTSFYCFDAKALFETLPKLTNKNAQSEYYLTDVVAALASTGQKVCGFEVADSELLIGVNSRWELAQAAQVMRTRIAKKLAEDGVTIIDPQTTYIDFGVEVGIDTIIQPMTILEGKTKIGGECTIGPFSRIIDSVIGDRVRFQNSTANGAYIEDEVRVGPFANLRNGAVLRTRSSVGDFVEIKNSELGPKVAAGHLSYIGDSFIGEGTNIGAGTITCNYDGKRKHRTKIGKRVFIGSNTTLVAPVEVGDDVVIAAGSTITDDIPEESLGIARSRQIIKEGWTKKWHNQD
- the hslU gene encoding ATP-dependent protease ATPase subunit HslU, with the translated sequence MNIPVEDLTPKQIVTELERFIIGQDKAKRAVAIAMRNRYRRQRLPVEQRDEIIPKNILMIGPTGVGKTEIARRLAQLSRAPFIKVEATKFTEVGYVGRDVDAMVRDLLNIAVRMVEREKMDEVRPLAEERAVDRLVDILVKPKRARKEKVQPFEQQLRQTFGQMLGMPWSEGADGGSAETSEEEVPNASERRRLRRAKVREQILSGARDEEVVPIEVEESNIPFLQVFSPQGVEEMGMDAGNVFGGLPKQRTERRVTLGEARRILIEEESRKMIDTSQISRESIERVEQTGIIFLDELDKIAGRESGHGPDVSREGVQRDLLPIIEGSTVITKYGPVRTDYILFIAAGAFHASKPSDLIPELQGRLPIRVELESLTENDLMRILTEPQNALTKQYIQLLSTEDVELIITDDAIKHIAAVAADVNTRTENIGARRLYTILEKVLEDVLFEAPNLPDKKVVVDPEFVKRKLAGIADDVDMSRYIL
- the accD gene encoding acetyl-CoA carboxylase, carboxyltransferase subunit beta; translated protein: MRRGHQVENNKPVPGEGDWIHCGKCKRILFAREFERNMHVCPHCSHHHRLSARQRIEITLDPGTFKELDNDLQPFDLLDFPEYKEKIEKGKTVSGLDEALITGKGKIGGLDVLIGVFDFGFIGGSMGSVVGEKVTRLMERGTVNNTPVVIFCASGGARMHEGLTALMQMAKTTAAVEKLQRAGSLYIAVFTDPTMAGVLASFASLADVILSEPGAQVGFAGERVAKQAQVNKVPDNFRTAEFQYQRGQIDRIVPRREIRTTLMTLLDILAGG
- a CDS encoding acetyl-CoA carboxylase carboxyltransferase subunit alpha, which translates into the protein MAFDFNYFEKEIAALDERIDELKRRAAEDNNARAAREAERLEADRDRLLQEIVVRWGPWEKTLVARHPKRPYCLDYIRLIFDEFVELHGDRRFGDDKAIVSGVARCEDMRAVVLGQQKGRDLQERQLRNFGMSKPEGYRKAMRLMSMAEKFRLPIISLVDTPAADPGVESEERGISEAIAESMMVMFSLTVPVIVVIVGEGGSGGAIGIAAGNRICMLEHSVYSVIPPEGCAAILWRDPTKSAEAAESLKLTADSAKDLGIIDQIIPEPLGGAHRDYNFIASSVKRAILESYEQLRKMSPEEIRDHRYNRFRSLGRYLEASPAKS
- a CDS encoding IPT/TIG domain-containing protein, which produces MRIKLFAFLVSTMALALLCVSINANAQSPVITSLNFNAGNIAGGNHVIISGSSLELGFPFPGNVVVTFDGNVVTVVNSSLTSVEVIVPAVAVHQTVVVQVINDWAASNLLSYTYYATPQVFAIAPNKGVGVQLQGVGPATGGNQVTIFGRNFPIGITPATTISWGSSTLTTPTDFTIYGDPADATQGQMIVINAAPPREADRVDVIVNTAGGSFSLDTLNGYYYEPGGLDLVGNPTWETPIKGGGTFNAKVTLTAPAADSTTITLASNNPAVVVPASVTIPKNGTEANFVVTTLAVATDTVVTVSATAGTLISSRPITVLAPVVDTFVLSPASVAGGSSVTATVTLDGAAPVGGLTVNIIPEFAL